The DNA region gtgcttgtgtgtgtgtggctacaGTTGGTCGTTCGGATGCTGCTCTCTGTCGCCGTCTGGTGGCTTGACTGTATTTTGTCCGGGGGACGGGGCATGAGGAGGGTGCGTGACTGCGGGcgggagggtgtgtgtgatgGGTACGGCGCTGGGCACAATGCCTTCAACGGGTGGTGGGAGGCCGCCGGCTGGCAAGCTCACCACTCCTGGGGGATacctgagagagggagacacaaaACTGAGTCGTCAAAGAACAACTGGAACAACAGTTATTACATGACAACACAGTGCAAAAGGAGGCCAATTGAACACTGACAGATAAAAAGTTACACTAACAGAATACTTTGGTGAGGCAGCACTGTAGTACATACTAGTACCACATAATACTGCACCTCCATAAAGTTGAGGGACTTGATGTTTAACCACAGGTTTCTATTAAAAGTTGTAGTCTCCAGGCCAGTATTAACACAGCCTTATGACATGTTCAGGGATTAGACAGCTCTCTCCAGAGTCACACACTTCattatgctgctgttttcacGGGCTGAGGAGCAGGCCTCCCATCTGTGAGACCAGTGGAGTTCACCTTTAATTACATACAGCCTGCATCACGTGTTTCCAGTGATGGTTTTCAGAGTATTTTTTGGATGCAATCTGTAGAATTCCATGTAATAATAGAGAGAGAAGCACAGTCTATTTTGGGAGGAAAGATGAGATTTAATTTGTCATCAGaacaacaacacactgaaaTGTAGACCTGCGAATAATAATTCTTATCGTTGTTGATGACCCTGTTGATTATGTTCTTAATCAAGCAGTTAGTCAGCTATTAAATGTCAGATATTAGTGAAAAATGTCCCAGAGCCAAAGGTGACATGTTAAGATTGCTTGTATTGTCCAACAACGGTTCCACACCCCGCAGATTTTCCATTGTCCAGGGAAAAAGCAAATCCTAACAGTGGGCAAGATGGAATATTTGGCAGTTCAACTTGGAAAATAACAATTATTGGCTGCAGATTAACCGTTAAATTGACTAATGGTTTCAGCTGTACTGACATTTACATAGCTTCAGTGTTTTAGCACAGTGACAAAAAAGTGGATCATTAATGGATCAAACTTCATGTTGCCAATGCTAATCCATCCAAGGCCTTGGCCAGTCCTCACACTGGTCCTACAGATCCCTTCAGACTGAGTGACAGCAAGCAGTTAAATGTCCAGAGCTCAGTGTGTTGTTGCAGCTCTGTTGAATTCTGCAGTCACTTGCTGCTAACAACACTAATCTGATGAATGCATTATGAGCTGGCTGAGATCTGTGCAAACAGAAGCGCTGTCGACCCATCAGTGTAATTACAGACTGACGCTCCACATTTCttatgttgtgtattttcagcagcagcagcacagtgtaaTTGCAGCGCAGCAGTGACATGCTCCATATATCAGTAATTACATTAGAAAGACATCTGCTGTCATTAGTACCTTTCTAGCAGCAGCTGTTTACATCTGTATTATCAAGACATTTGGTAAAAACTATCAATCACTTTTCCAAGGTTTAGGATGGGTGAAAAAAATGAACTGTACTGACCACTACAGGTTTCTTTATCCTGATGTCAGTTATTACCTATAAGCCCCGTTGAGCTCGGGGTGGACGGTGGCTGGGTCAACTCCCGCCCAGTGGTTGTTCTGGGTGAGGAACTCCTTATTCACACAGTTCTTCAGACTGTCCGGGATACGACCTGGAAAACAGAGCACgagaaggagagcgagagagatgTGAAATATATAAAGAGTGAACGGTCCAGTGTGCTACAGTTCACACCTGGGATCTTGTTAGTGTCACCGCACTGCATTTCAAAGCaggtgtgatttattttttccctcACTGACCTGTTTTCTACAGAGACTAAAGTTAGACCAGATTAAACAGGACAAAGGTAAAAAGGCAGTGCCGCGGGGGAAACTGCGGGACaggaaaatgaagacagagaggaggagaaggttagaaggaaggaaagaatgaAGGAGGCAGTGCATGAACAGCCTTCAACACCCTCTGTGCTGAAAGAATAGGAAGGATGGATGACTGCTCGACTGCAGCAGGACACCTAAAAATAGCTGTTTTTAGACTcgtgtttacattttaaaaaggggTCATGTTTCccatcagtgcatgtgtgtctccatgactatgcgagtgtgtgtgtgtgtgtgtgtgtgtgtgtgtgtgtgtgtgtgtgtgtgtgtgtgtgtgtgtgtgtgtgtgtgtgtgtgtgtgtgcgcgcgcgcactaCCTGTGATAGCCCTTCGGATCTCCCTGgctgcctcctctctcatctccagCGATGCCTGTTCGCTGTACCAGGCGGCATGTGGAGTGCAGATCAGATTGGGAGCGTCCTTCAGTGGACCCTGACTGAAGCTGACACGTGCATGCAGAATGCAATCAGTTCCAGCTGCGACAGTTCACTGTATTTATTGCTGGCTaagtttgtcattattttttacaTGATGCAATTGATCGTTTAGTGTATAAAACGAAAGAAAAGAACGCCTATCGCACATTTTCCCATATCCAAATGTAATGTCTTAAGATTGGTTGATTTGTGTGACTCAAACTCAGAGATATTCAATGAACAATTATAGAAAATTACAGTAATTTAGTTTTCTGTCAGAGTAAATTTTTACATACAAATACTGATATACATTCACAAGTGCTGGAAATCATGCTTAACAGATAACAGTTAGTTCAAGAACAacattaaagtgaaataaacCTTTTCAAAAAGTCAGTGAGTGTTACCTGAAAGGCTCTGTCTCATGGACATCCAGAGCGGCTCCACGtatcctcccctccttcagggCCTGAGCCAGGGCCTTCTCATCCACCAGACCCCCCCTGGCCGTGTTCACCAGGAACGCCCCCTGTCGCATCTttaaagcacataaacacacgtcCAGTCTGTGATTTACTCATAAGGTGAAGCTTTCCACCTGAACACTTGTTGTTTCATTCAACTTGTTTCTTGCTCTGGGTGCAGAGACTCCTAGTGACACCTCTCtaataataaatgttttatattttattgatccctgtAGGGACGTTTTCTTTTCACTTGCTCTCCTCTGGCAAGGTCAGACATGCTCAAAGAGTGCAGCTCTGGTTTTAAAACCAGCCGGAGATGAACGACAGTGTGTGTATCAGTCGTCATATGCGGTGCACGCAGTGAAGAAGCTCATTCATCCGTATGTAGGTAGCGGGCTTCCCTGGGTATCTGCTTCTTTAATATTCATGACCATGGGATGTAGTAGTTGATGTGGGGATAAATAAATCATTCaagtgagtgtatgtgtgtgccgCAGTCCCCTCTACCTGTTTGATGGTGAAGTCGTTGATCAGGTGGTGGTTGTGTTCGTTGaggctgcagtgcagagagaCGCAGTCGGAGTGGAAGAGCAGGTCCTGAGGAGAAAGATGCAAAGAAAGATAAATCCCAGTCCTCTGTTTGTATACTCACTGCTGCAGGAGCTTCACACGGACTCGCACTGGGATCAAAACCGCACTGCGTTCAACCAAATCACGTTTCAGATCATCTGTGAACCAAATCTGTTTCAGAGAATTTTaagtagatttttgtttttcatcactgaCATTATGACAGTTACTGTTAATGAGCACAAGAGGGCGTCGCTCCTTTGCTGCACGCAAAAGCAGCACAACAGTAAATACACATTTTGCCATGGTGGATGGCGGGGAAAGCAGTGTTTTGTCAGCAAAGAGAAAGGGACACAATGGATTTTCTTTCCCCAGTGGAAGCAAGATTTAGTCTGAATGGACTTAAgtccatgctgctgctgtgttctcaGTGGCTGAAATCGTTCCGCAGTCACATCTGTCACTGTCGTGGGAGACGTGCTGACACCGGCGTTGCATGCagagaaactgaataaaaagtGTCGCCGTCGGGAGCAAAAACGAGCCCTGGACCTCCATCCCTGGTCGGAGCACACAGCCCACTGTTGTCCACTTTGGGCTGCTCTGTTGTAAAGTAATAGGTGTAGCAATATTCTAAATGTCACCATTTAGGatattgctttttctttttaggaAATAAACAGTGGAAATCGATGGGCTTTCACTTCTTTTATGGCCTCACCGCTAT from Chaetodon trifascialis isolate fChaTrf1 chromosome 5, fChaTrf1.hap1, whole genome shotgun sequence includes:
- the LOC139331097 gene encoding C-terminal-binding protein 1 isoform X2, yielding MQGIRPPIMNGPMHPRPLVALLDGRDCTVEMPILKDVATVAFCDAQSTQEIHEKVLNEAVGALMYHTITLMREDLEKFKALRIIVRIGSGYDNIDIKSAGELGIAVCNMPAASVEETADSTLCHILTLYRRTTWLHQALREGTRVQSVEQIREVASGAARIRGETLGLIGLGRVGQAVALRAKAFGFNVIFYDPYLADGVERSLGLQRVTTLQDLLFHSDCVSLHCSLNEHNHHLINDFTIKQMRQGAFLVNTARGGLVDEKALAQALKEGRIRGAALDVHETEPFSFSQGPLKDAPNLICTPHAAWYSEQASLEMREEAAREIRRAITGRIPDSLKNCVNKEFLTQNNHWAGVDPATVHPELNGAYRYPPGVVSLPAGGLPPPVEGIVPSAVPITHTLPPAVTHPPHAPSPGQNTVKPPDGDREQHPNDQL